From Camelina sativa cultivar DH55 chromosome 5, Cs, whole genome shotgun sequence:
TAACACACGCAGGAGCAATCTCAAGGTAGACTACAAAGCTACTACTACCCGCAATGTAAAGAATCTGAGTCTTGTGACCAGTGTCCATATGACCCAACATGTATACAAAAATTTACCCTTGTTGCTGAATGCTTTCGTCCCAAATGGCTTCCTGATCCAATCCGAGTGCTTAACACTCCAGAAAGACTCTGAATCACGGCGTCATAGCATACTTTAACTGCCAGGCTACCAATAATCGCTGCAAGAACACTTTCCGTTAATGAAATGATGGAATCTACTACCATCTCTTAACGTGATGTTTCGGTTCTTGATCACCGATATATATTTGAAGGCAACATGGCAATCACTGCAAACCCGCAAGTTCTTGATTATTCTAATCGGTGCACCTTCAGGTAATATCATGAGCGCAAATGCAACCGCTAGTTTCTCGCTGTGCTGTACCAAGTCTGATTCTTTCTCCTCCTCATCCATATCATGCAACACTGACTCTGTATCCGGCTTGTATCCCTTCAGCTTCATCTCCAGAGTCAGTTCTTTCAGGTATGAATAGATCTCTTTGGATTTAGATTGAGAGCGATCTCCCATCTTAAACTGATGCACTTCACCTTTGTGTTCAAACCAGCTGATTCCAGCTTCTTTCTTCACATTCTTATCTCTCATTAATTTTCTCACCTCTGAGACATCACGCCATCTCTTAGCTGAGGCGTGAACATTTGCAAGCAGGACGTAACAAGCGGAGTCATTAGGGTCAATCTGAAGAATTTCTTTAAAGACTCTCTGTGCCATTTCTGTGTTTTTGTGTAAGTTACACGCAGATAACAGTGTTTTCCATATAATGGTGTCTGGTTTGATTGGCATAGACCTTATTTTTGCCTCGGCTTGATCCAAACTGCCTGCTCGACCAAGCAAGTCCACCACACAAGTGTAGTGTTTCAAACCGGGCTTGAACCCGTATTTTTCCACCATCATGTCAAACAACTCAAGCCCTTTGTCTCTTAAACCAGAATGGCTACACGCATAAAGCAAGTTTAGAAACGCAACCTCATTGATCTCCATTTCAGTTTGCTCTGCCATAGTATTAAACAGCTTAATGTACTAATGAAACCATTTTACGAAGTTTGGatgtaaatcatttttaataagttgCGTACAATTGAAGACGGTAACACACAGTAAATATAGTGAATAGAAAGCAACAGAGACATTAATGGCATAACGTTACTGACGTGCCATTTCAAAaaagcacaaatttaatgatgtCGTAAATGCCACTGGTGGCAATCACGGTCCCTACTTTCTTCAAGATGCTAACAGTTCTGCCTCTTTTAATCTGAGGCTGCACTTGGCCCTGACCTTGATTCACAAAGCTGCTAGCCATTACGTTCAAGAACTCAAGGAAATCGATAGTTCCGTCACCATCTAAATCCGCTTCGTTGATCATGGCCTGAAGATAAGCTTCTGTGTGGTTTTCACCGAGGGTACGCATCAGGGTACCGAGCTCCTTTCTTGTAATGAAACCTACAAAAAGTAATCAGGGATAGGTTTTAGTCATTTCAGATTCAGTGCTTTGAAGACTATGCAAATCTAATCCAACATGTACGATAAGAGGGAAAGGGATGATGAACCATACCGTCACCATCCTTGTCTATTGAGCTGAAGAATTCCTTACACTCGACAAGCTGATCTTCAGTGAGCTGACTCAAAACTCCGATCGCTTTCTTGAGTTTTTCCTTACAGTCTGTGTCGATCAATGCGTATAAGAACTCAAGGATATCGATGGTGCCGCTACCATCTGCATCCATTTCGTTGAGCATGCCTTGAAGCTCAGCTTTTGTCAGGTTGTGACCAAGGGAACGCATCACGGTTCCGAGCTCTTTCGCGGTAATGAAACCTACAAAAAAGTAATCAAGGATTGGTGTTCAGTCATTTCAGTGCTTTCAAGATGACAACTATGCAAAATCTAAGATCCAACATGTACGACTACGAGTAGAGGGATATGGATGATGTAGATGAATCATACCATCACCATCCACGTCGATTAAGCTGAAGGCTTCGCAAATCTCGGAGAGCTGATCGTACGTGGTCTGACTCTGATCcaccattgtttttttctttttttctttatgtgaaGATGAAGAGTGTGTGAGTCAATTTGTGCGCGGACTCGAGGCGTTTTATACTGAGCCGAATTATTGTAAAATGTCGGTTATATcttcgatttggggatttaaTTACGAGAATACCATCAATTTGAGTGAGGTTGACTGGCTATATCAGCTTTTTCTTTCTAATGAGTCGCCCCCGGCCCTTGTTTGATTTTTCGTTGGTTGGATTGGTTTTGTGTCGTTCCAATTCGTTATTACTAAATGGAATAATAACGactatttttttagtttttacaatagAGAAGAATTATGAATTATCAACTGTGAAGTCTTCAGTCATTTGGAATTTTGTCGTTCCAAAACGTTATTATTAAATGGAATAATAACGACtatttttacaatataataGAATTATGAATTATCAAATGTCAAGTCTTCATTCATTTGGAATTTTGTCGTTCCAATTCGTTATCATCACGACTATTCTTTACAACAGAACAGAATTATGAAATTTggtccccaaaaaaaaaaagaacagaattatgaaatatcaaCTGTGAACTGTTCATTTGATTTGGAATTTTGGATGGATAAGTAGACCAATCGCGCTACATTTGTCTAAATTATTACAGATTTTACTTTTATGTTATAGTTTTCTTATACTACTAGTACTATGTAACTTATAATAAATTCTTACTTCATCTTCAATATGCTTGATGTTTTTGCAAACCAATTAaagaattatttgttttttttagttctaaactaatatgtaatttattatcAATCTAAACACGATTCGaccaataataatacaatttgTACAATATAAATagtcaaaacaaataaataaactaattagtTTTGCATGAAAAGTTGCatacatcaataatataaaaacaaaaaaattctcctCAAATAGCAACTAAagaacggagggagtaaaaCACATCTATGCAAAACttaacaaattataataaagCAAAAACTTGCATTAAGATAAAAATGAATGAGGAACTACACGCTTATGACAATTGGTTAGCACATATTTAGTAAATTGGTGCTGTTGAAGTTAACGAACGTTACGTAGGAAATCTAATCGGAGGGATTCGCAAGTGCATTCTACTTGCTCAGTGCATGGTGAGAAAGAGCAGAGAACTCACACCATCCTGATTCTACTGTGGAAGGAATCGGAAACCAAGCGTGTGGAAGGTTAGAAACTACACAAACGACCAAAAACAGGGTACATTAGATATGACGAGAAGCATCAAATAAGTTTCTACCTTGCGGAGATGGGTAGAGCAAGTAAAGTTGAAAGCAAACCACTTTCTGCGCCTGACTCAAGAATAACACACGCAGGAGCAATCTCAAGGTAGACTACAAAGCTACTACTACCCGCAATGTAAAGAATCTGAGTCTTGTGACCAGTGTCCATATGACCCAACATGTATACAAAAATTTACCCTTGTTGCTGAATGCTTTCGTCCCAAATGGCTTCCTGATCCAATCCGAGTGCTTAACACTCCAGAAAGACTCTGAATCACGGCGTCATAGCATACTTTAACTGCCAGGCTACCAATAATCGCTGCAAGAACACTTTCCGTTAATGAAATGATGGAATCTACTACCATCTCTTAACGTGATGTTTCGGTTCTTGATCACCGATATATATTTGAAGGCAACATGGCAATCACTGCAAACCCGCAAGTTCTTGATTATTCTAATCGGTGCACCTTCAGGTAATATCATGAGCGCAAATGCAACCGCTAGTTTCTCGCTGTGCTGTACCAAGTCTGATTCTTTCTCCTCCTCATCCATATCATGCAACACTGACTCTGTATCCGGCTTGTATCCCTTCAGCTTCATCTCCAGAGTCAGTTCTTTCAGGTATGAATAGATCTCTTTGGATTTAGATTGAGAGCGATCTCCCATCTTAAACTGATGCACTTCACCTTTGTGTTCAAACCAGCTGATTCCAGCTTCTTTCTTCACATTCTTATCTCTCATTAATTTTCTCACCTCTGAGACATCACGCCATCTCTTAGCTGAGGCGTGAACATTTGCAAGCAGGACGTAACAAGCGGAGTCATTAGGGTCAATCTGAAGAATTTCTTTAAAGACTCTCTGTGCCATTTCTGTGTTTTTGTGTAAGTTACACGCAGATAACAGTGTTTTCCATATAATGGTGTCTGGTTTGATTGGCATAGACCTTATTTTTGCCTCGGCTTGATCCAAACTGCCTGCTCGACCAAGCAAGTCCACCACACAAGTGTAGTGTTTCAAACCGGGCTTGAACCCGTATTTTTCCACCATCATGTCAAACAACTCAAGCCCTTTGTCTCTTAAACCAGAATGGCTACACGCATAAAGCAAGTTTAGAAACGCAACCTCATTGATCTCCATTTCAGTTTGCTCTGCCATAGTATTAAACAGCTTAATTGcctcatcaccttgtccatgaAACCCATAAGCAGAAATCATGGAGCTCCACAtcacttcatcttcatcttcacgTTCTGAGAAAGCTTTAGCTGCATCTTCAAGACACCCACATTTTGAATACATACTGATCAATGAACTAACCACAGCTACTACAGAGCTAGCCCCAATCTTAATAGCTTCCGCATGAATCTGCTGACCTTGACCTCTAATCGCCAAGTCAGAACAAGAACTAAGCACAGTTACAAACGTGATCTTGTTAGGCCTACAACCTGAGATTTTCATCATCTTATACAGATACAGCACGGTTTCAGGACATCCGTTTTGAGCATTCCCCATGATAAGTGTATTCCATGCAACCAAATTACGAACAGGCATTGATCTAATGACAATTTCACCATCTCTCAATTTCCCATTTCTCATATACATATGAGCCAACGAACTATTAACAACTAAATCCAACTCAAGCCCATATTTGATCGTGTAGCTATGAATCTGCTGCCCAATGAACACTGACCGCAACCCAGCAGATCCACTAAAAACACTACCAAGAGTGTATTCATCAGGCCAAAACCCTAATCCATGCATATCTCTAAACAATCTCAAACCCTCTTCGTTATACTCAAACTGAATCAACCCAGCAATCATGGCATTCCAAGTCGTGAGCTTTCTatcaggcatttcatcgaacaccttccGGGCACTAAGCAAATCCCCAGCACGCACATACCCATTGATAAGTATGTTAGATGACATGTAATTCTTCTTAGGCATACGACCATACAATGCGACGGCGGAAGGAAAATCTCCAAGCTTTGAGTACATGCTCATGAGGTGATTGCATATGAACTTGTCGGAAGAGAATCCGGAGACGACGAGGAGACAATGAAGCTGTTTCCCAGAGGGGAGAGATTGTTTGGTTGTGCATGATTGGATAAATGGGGTGAAGAGAGAAGTGTTTGTGAAGATGTTGAGTCGGAATCTCTGGAAAGCTTCTCGGAGGCTTCCTTTTGAGCACAAAGTGGCTATGGCTGTTGCAGGATCTGATGATAGTGGACGAACAACAGAGGATACTGAGCAATGCATTTACAATTGAAAGGTCGCTCAGGGAAGGTTTCTCAGGGAAGGTTTCTCACAGTCGctcgaagacgaagaaggaaaGGAAAATTAAACGCTCGGTTTAGTTGGGCCGTAATAAAAAGCCCAATAACTTATATGGAGAAAAGCCCAAAACGTATTTGTAATTCTTTCCCGTTAACCAACCATCAATCAATTTGTATCCTTTCTACTACTGTTCTAAAGGTAAAAACATTCTTACCGTTGTATGTCACTCTATCTAAGAAGTAAGAACCAAGAGACTCTTGTCTGAGGACTTGCCTGCTTCCTAATCGTGTCtcatgtttaaaatataaaagcCACATTGAACAAGTGTTGAATACTCAAAAGTTAGAACCAGCTGCAAAAGGAAATTACACCCCAAAAAAGTATTTAAAGACATACTGTTCAAAAGTCGATTTAAGTCTACAGAATATACAAAGAACAAAAGCTGTCTGATATAAACCaacacaaagaagaaggagaaagaaacaaaaagagaggtCTGATAAGATCAGAGAGAAGCAGAGTTTGTTCGCCGGAGCTTCCACTTAGGATCAGGCGGTGGTTCACTTGGTAGTATCTTCTCCACCTCCTGCCATTTATAATCCAAATTTATTAGAACACCACCAAATCAGTAAACGAAATTAAGATGAAGCAAGAGATGTTCTTATTTACCTTTAGCTTCCgaagtttttcattttcttcttctaacctTTCAACCTTGATCTCTAACTCATGAGTATAAGCCTGCAagttttttaatcttattagaCCAGCTTACTAACAAACATTCATAAACTAATAAGACAATCTCAAGTTGTTAAACCTGTTTCCTAGCTCGTGAACGTGCTGCAGATTCTCTGTTCTTGATCATCCTCTTCTGTCTCCTCTCAACAGTCTTCTCCACAATATCTCCAGCAACTCTTTTCCTCCCATGCGCTTTTGGTGTATCCGATAATCCACCCATCATCACTATTTCTTGCATCTCACAAACCGGATATGGCATAAACCCTTGTTGTTGTCCAGGCTGATGGTACTCAACCCATTGCCCATGTGAAGCTATGTTCACAACGTTTTCTTGTGGAGCTATTGTCTCAGTCACTACACCAGCTTTCAACAACAAATCCTCAAGTGTGATTTCACCCAGCGTAGGCTGCTTATGAGCAGTAGTAGTAGTCGTGTTTCCATTCTTGTCTAGTTGGATATCTCTCCATACCTCATCAACTGTCTTTTTACTGAGATCTCGAGGCAAAGTCAAGCTTCCCTGACGAACAAGCCCTTCTTCCTCTGCTGGTGACAAGACAGTCTTGAGAAGTTCGTCAAGGTTCATGCTTCCTAGTGGTTTTCCTGAACTTCCTAAATGGGTTTGAACCTCATGGAGCTTTAAGCTATAGAGAGAGTTCTGCCTAGTTAATGACTGAGAGATTGGCTCTTCAATGTTTCCTCTAATAGAACCCATTTATACAACCCTGGTTCGATCTAACCACCTAGAAAATGAGAAGTTCTAATAATCACAGCCAACAAACACAACCAGGGGAAATTGCATGCAGCACACGAGTGCTCAAAAATGCAGATAATAACTAAACTTGAGAAAAGAGAGGAGGTAGGATTAGGAAACTGTGAAAAAGggaatataaatttaagaatgATGTTGAAACTAGATTAAGTAGGGGGAGATCGAGAAAGAGTAAGAAAGGAACTTGGGTTCTCTGTGTCCAAGTGGTGGGCTCTGAGACAAATCTTTAGCAAAAAGCAGAGAGATTATAAAACCAAACAtacattctcttctctctctatctctctctttagttTCTCCACAGGAGAGAAatattagaaagagaaagagtgagaagagttttttttttgtttgctttagaAACTGTTACATTCGAGAACTTTAAACTGTGCCtttgaggattttttttattcaattaaaagCAACTTTTTCTTGTagaataaacacaaacaaacaaaaaacagaagtcTCTGTCCAGATATGAAAGTATTAATCTCGTGAACACTTTAGAACTGACGTTTATTCCCTAAGAATATAAACCAA
This genomic window contains:
- the LOC104785283 gene encoding pentatricopeptide repeat-containing protein At2g41080-like, which codes for MAEQTEMEINEVAFLNLLYACSHSGLRDKGLELFDMMVEKYGFKPGLKHYTCVVDLLGRAGSLDQAEAKIRSMPIKPDTIIWKTLLSACNLHKNTEMAQRVFKEILQIDPNDSACYVLLANVHASAKRWRDVSEVRKLMRDKNVKKEAGISWFEHKGEVHQFKMGDRSQSKSKEIYSYLKELTLEMKLKGYKPDTESVLHDMDEEEKESDLVQHSEKLAVAFALMILPEGAPIRIIKNLRVCSDCHVAFKYISVIKNRNITLRDGSRFHHFINGKCSCSDYW
- the LOC104785284 gene encoding calmodulin-A-like — encoded protein: MVDQSQTTYDQLSEICEAFSLIDVDGDGFITAKELGTVMRSLGHNLTKAELQGMLNEMDADGSGTIDILEFLYALIDTDCKEKLKKAIGVLSQLTEDQLVECKEFFSSIDKDGDGFITRKELGTLMRTLGENHTEAYLQAMINEADLDGDGTIDFLEFLNVMASSFVNQGQGQVQPQIKRGRTVSILKKVGTVIATSGIYDIIKFVLF
- the LOC104785285 gene encoding pentatricopeptide repeat-containing protein At2g41080-like; this translates as MHCSVSSVVRPLSSDPATAIATLCSKGSLREAFQRFRLNIFTNTSLFTPFIQSCTTKQSLPSGKQLHCLLVVSGFSSDKFICNHLMSMYSKLGDFPSAVALYGRMPKKNYMSSNILINGYVRAGDLLSARKVFDEMPDRKLTTWNAMIAGLIQFEYNEEGLRLFRDMHGLGFWPDEYTLGSVFSGSAGLRSVFIGQQIHSYTIKYGLELDLVVNSSLAHMYMRNGKLRDGEIVIRSMPVRNLVAWNTLIMGNAQNGCPETVLYLYKMMKISGCRPNKITFVTVLSSCSDLAIRGQGQQIHAEAIKIGASSVVAVVSSLISMYSKCGCLEDAAKAFSEREDEDEVMWSSMISAYGFHGQGDEAIKLFNTMAEQTEMEINEVAFLNLLYACSHSGLRDKGLELFDMMVEKYGFKPGLKHYTCVVDLLGRAGSLDQAEAKIRSMPIKPDTIIWKTLLSACNLHKNTEMAQRVFKEILQIDPNDSACYVLLANVHASAKRWRDVSEVRKLMRDKNVKKEAGISWFEHKGEVHQFKMGDRSQSKSKEIYSYLKELTLEMKLKGYKPDTESVLHDMDEEEKESDLVQHSEKLAVAFALMILPEGAPIRIIKNLRVCSDCHVAFKYISVIKNRNITLRDGSRFHHFINGKCSCSDYW
- the LOC104785286 gene encoding ABSCISIC ACID-INSENSITIVE 5-like protein 3, producing the protein MGSIRGNIEEPISQSLTRQNSLYSLKLHEVQTHLGSSGKPLGSMNLDELLKTVLSPAEEEGLVRQGSLTLPRDLSKKTVDEVWRDIQLDKNGNTTTTTAHKQPTLGEITLEDLLLKAGVVTETIAPQENVVNIASHGQWVEYHQPGQQQGFMPYPVCEMQEIVMMGGLSDTPKAHGRKRVAGDIVEKTVERRQKRMIKNRESAARSRARKQAYTHELEIKVERLEEENEKLRKLKEVEKILPSEPPPDPKWKLRRTNSASL